The Sorex araneus isolate mSorAra2 chromosome 5, mSorAra2.pri, whole genome shotgun sequence genome has a segment encoding these proteins:
- the CITED4 gene encoding cbp/p300-interacting transactivator 4, whose protein sequence is MADHLMLAEGYRLVQRPPPAAPAHGAHLLRTLPPYAGPGLDGGLRPRGVPLGPPPPVPGALAYAALGPPPAFHQPFAAVPPPAAASAHLPPVAAPPGAPAVAAGPAPGSPAPLPPPPAHALAGMDAELIDEDALTSLELELGLHRVQELPELFLGQSEFDCFSDLGLAPPAGSVSC, encoded by the coding sequence ATGGCTGACCACCTGATGCTCGCCGAGGGCTACCGCCTGGTCCAGaggcccccgcccgccgcgccggccCACGGCGCTCACCTGCTCCGGACTCTGCCGCCCTACGCGGGCCCCGGCCTGGACGGCGGGCTGCGGCCGCGGGGGGTCCCGCTGGGCCCGCCGCCCCCCGTGCCCGGCGCGCTGGCCTACGCGGCCCTGGGGCCGCCCCCCGCCTTCCACCAGCCCTTCGCCGCCGTGCCTCCGCCCGCCGCCGCCAGCGCGCACCTGCCGCCTGTGGCCgcgccccccggggccccggcggtggccgcgggccccgcgcccggcAGCCCGgccccgctgccgccgccgcccgcgcacGCCCTGGCGGGCATGGACGCCGAGCTCATCGACGAGGACGCGCTGACGTCGCTCGAGCTGGAGCTGGGGCTGCACCGCGTGCAGGAGCTGCCCGAGCTCTTCCTGGGCCAGAGCGAGTTCGACTGCTTCTCGGACCTGGGCTTAGCGCCGCCCGCCGGCTCGGTCAGCTGCTGA